A genomic window from Pseudonocardia broussonetiae includes:
- a CDS encoding fatty acid desaturase family protein produces the protein MTATLDRPISDAPTGTPSPPVRTVASRPGPEAAGLTAAQVEELGRRLDAIRDRVVADRGERDAAYIHSVIRTQRYLEIGGRALLFAGILPPAWLAGTAMLSASKIIENMELGHNIMHGQWDWMRDPKIHSTTWDWDNTSPAEAWKYTHNYEHHTYTNVVGKDRDVGYGILRMSDEQEWHPYFLLNPLWNALLATFFQWGVALHDLEAEKIASGEKTLRSVWPQLKAIGRKIRRQFTKDYIAFPALAGPFFLPVLAGNATANLVRNLWSHAVIFCGHFPDGAVQFSEEQLEDETRGQWYLRQMLGSANLEGGPLFHLMTGNLSFQIEHHLFPDLPSNRYAEIAPEIRAICAEYGLEYTSGTLPTQYLQVLRTINRLALPPKKA, from the coding sequence ATGACCGCGACGCTGGACCGCCCGATCTCCGACGCCCCCACCGGCACCCCGAGCCCGCCCGTCCGCACGGTCGCCTCGCGGCCCGGACCGGAGGCCGCGGGGCTGACCGCCGCGCAGGTCGAGGAGCTCGGCCGGCGCCTCGACGCCATCCGCGACCGCGTCGTCGCCGACCGCGGCGAGCGCGACGCCGCCTACATCCACTCCGTGATCCGCACGCAGCGCTACCTGGAGATCGGCGGCCGCGCGCTGCTGTTCGCCGGGATCCTGCCGCCCGCGTGGCTCGCCGGCACCGCGATGCTCTCGGCGTCGAAGATCATCGAGAACATGGAGCTCGGGCACAACATCATGCACGGCCAGTGGGACTGGATGCGTGACCCGAAGATCCACTCGACCACCTGGGACTGGGACAACACCAGCCCCGCCGAGGCCTGGAAGTACACCCACAACTACGAGCACCACACCTACACCAACGTCGTCGGCAAGGACCGCGACGTGGGCTACGGCATCCTGCGGATGAGCGACGAGCAGGAGTGGCACCCGTACTTCCTGCTCAACCCGCTGTGGAACGCCCTGCTCGCGACGTTCTTCCAGTGGGGCGTCGCGCTGCACGACCTGGAGGCGGAGAAGATCGCCTCGGGCGAGAAGACGCTCCGGTCGGTGTGGCCGCAGCTCAAGGCGATCGGCCGCAAGATCCGCCGGCAGTTCACGAAGGACTACATCGCGTTCCCCGCGCTCGCCGGGCCGTTCTTCCTGCCGGTGCTCGCGGGCAACGCGACGGCCAACCTGGTGCGCAACCTCTGGTCGCACGCCGTCATCTTCTGCGGGCACTTCCCCGACGGTGCCGTGCAGTTCTCCGAGGAGCAGCTCGAGGACGAGACCCGCGGCCAGTGGTACCTGCGCCAGATGCTCGGCTCGGCCAACCTCGAGGGCGGCCCGCTGTTCCACCTCATGACGGGCAACCTGAGCTTCCAGATCGAGCACCACCTGTTCCCCGACCTGCCCAGCAACCGCTACGCCGAGATCGCCCCGGAGATCCGCGCGATCTGCGCCGAGTACGGCCTGGAGTACACCTCCGGCACGCTCCCGACGCAGTACCTGCAGGTCCTGCGCACGATCAACCGCCTGGCCCTGCCGCCGAAGAAGGCCTGA
- a CDS encoding geranylgeranyl reductase family protein, whose amino-acid sequence MPASLTPPTSTDVLVVGAGPAGSAAAAWAARHGRDVVLADAAVFPRDKACGDGLTPRAIAELEGLGLGDWVRAHGTNRGLRATGFGQVLELPWPGGSLPDHGGAVPRLELDARIRDVALKDGAVPVEGAKAVDVVRDGDRVTGVVFDDGTTIGCERLVVADGARSTLGRVLGREWHKDTAYGVAARGYVRSGRSDDPWISSHLELRGEQDEVLAGYGWVFPLSDGEVNIGVGTLATAKRPAQIRLRSLIEHYTDARREDWQLEGPVRAAMSALLPMGGAVSGVAGRNWALIGDAAGCVNPLNGEGIDYGLETGRLVAELIAQDRDLELAWPATLRTHYGQAFSIARRLAGLLTLPRLLPLAGPVGMRSRALMTVALRVMGNLVTDADLDLTARAWRAAGRLSLRLDERPPFPAADLRV is encoded by the coding sequence ATGCCCGCCTCGCTGACCCCGCCCACCTCGACCGACGTGCTCGTCGTGGGCGCCGGGCCGGCCGGGTCGGCGGCCGCGGCGTGGGCCGCGCGGCACGGGCGCGACGTCGTCCTCGCGGACGCCGCCGTGTTCCCCCGCGACAAGGCCTGCGGCGACGGCCTGACGCCCCGCGCCATCGCGGAGCTGGAGGGGCTCGGCCTGGGCGACTGGGTCCGCGCCCACGGCACCAACCGCGGCCTGCGCGCCACCGGCTTCGGGCAGGTGCTGGAGCTGCCGTGGCCCGGCGGCTCGCTGCCCGACCACGGCGGCGCGGTCCCCCGCCTGGAGCTCGACGCCCGCATCCGCGACGTGGCGCTCAAGGACGGGGCGGTGCCCGTCGAGGGCGCCAAGGCCGTCGACGTCGTCCGCGACGGCGACCGCGTCACCGGCGTCGTGTTCGACGACGGCACCACGATCGGCTGCGAGCGCCTCGTCGTCGCCGACGGCGCACGGTCGACGCTCGGGCGCGTGCTCGGCCGCGAGTGGCACAAGGACACCGCCTACGGCGTCGCCGCCCGCGGGTACGTGAGGTCCGGCCGCAGCGACGACCCGTGGATCTCCTCCCACCTGGAGCTGCGCGGCGAGCAGGACGAGGTGCTGGCCGGCTACGGCTGGGTCTTCCCGCTGTCCGACGGCGAGGTCAACATCGGCGTCGGCACTCTCGCCACGGCGAAGCGCCCCGCCCAGATCCGGCTGCGCAGCCTCATCGAGCACTACACCGACGCCCGCCGCGAGGACTGGCAGCTCGAGGGCCCGGTGCGCGCCGCGATGTCGGCGCTGCTGCCGATGGGCGGCGCGGTGTCGGGCGTCGCGGGCCGCAACTGGGCCCTGATCGGCGACGCCGCGGGCTGCGTCAACCCGCTCAACGGCGAGGGCATCGACTACGGCCTGGAGACCGGCCGCCTCGTCGCCGAGCTGATCGCGCAGGACCGCGACCTCGAGCTCGCCTGGCCCGCCACCCTGCGCACCCACTACGGCCAGGCGTTCTCCATCGCGCGCCGCCTCGCCGGGCTGCTCACACTGCCGCGGCTGCTGCCGCTCGCCGGCCCGGTCGGGATGCGCTCGCGCGCCCTGATGACGGTGGCCCTGCGCGTGATGGGCAACCTCGTCACCGACGCCGACCTCGACCTCACCGCCCGCGCCTGGCGCGCCGCCGGCCGGCTCAGCCTGCGCCTGGACGAGCGGCCCCCGTTCCCGGCGGCCGACCTCCGGGTCTGA
- a CDS encoding siderophore-interacting protein, translating into MARTNMAATAVKPEVAETLRLQVLRRTEVSPHMARVTLGGGDVDRFRSMGFDQWFRLFIPVSDDSLDHVPPVFTRIAWAKLLAAPKASRPVVRNYTVRAHRALGTDGPEIDVDVVLHGEGDDAGPGSTWARTCAPGDPVAILDEGIGFVPPPATAGRTVLVADESGLPAAAGILASLPADAEGLALLEVPAEADRQDLAPPPGVEVRWIVRTDPHDVPGRAAAALAQAQALPDGPFYGWTVGEQALPTGVRRHWVRTGVPKDHIMFCGYWKV; encoded by the coding sequence ATGGCACGGACGAACATGGCGGCGACGGCGGTGAAGCCCGAGGTCGCGGAGACGCTGCGGCTGCAGGTGCTGCGCCGCACGGAGGTCTCGCCGCACATGGCGCGGGTGACGCTGGGCGGCGGCGACGTCGACCGGTTCCGCTCCATGGGCTTCGACCAGTGGTTCCGGCTGTTCATCCCCGTCTCCGACGACTCGCTCGACCACGTGCCGCCGGTCTTCACCCGCATCGCGTGGGCCAAGCTGCTCGCCGCGCCGAAGGCTTCGCGGCCGGTGGTGCGCAACTACACCGTGCGCGCGCACCGGGCGCTGGGGACCGACGGCCCCGAGATCGACGTCGACGTGGTCCTGCACGGCGAGGGCGACGACGCCGGTCCGGGCTCGACCTGGGCCCGCACCTGCGCCCCGGGCGACCCCGTGGCCATCCTCGACGAGGGGATCGGCTTCGTCCCGCCGCCGGCGACGGCGGGGCGCACGGTCCTCGTCGCCGACGAGTCGGGGCTGCCCGCCGCGGCCGGGATCCTCGCGTCGCTGCCCGCCGACGCCGAGGGCCTCGCGCTGCTCGAGGTGCCCGCCGAGGCCGACCGCCAGGACCTGGCCCCACCGCCCGGCGTCGAGGTGCGGTGGATCGTCCGTACCGACCCCCACGACGTGCCCGGCCGCGCCGCGGCGGCCCTCGCGCAGGCGCAGGCGCTGCCCGACGGGCCGTTCTACGGGTGGACCGTCGGCGAGCAGGCGCTGCCCACCGGCGTGCGCCGGCACTGGGTGCGCACCGGCGTGCCCAAGGACCACATCATGTTCTGCGGGTACTGGAAGGTCTGA